In one Corallococcus sp. EGB genomic region, the following are encoded:
- the nfi gene encoding deoxyribonuclease V (cleaves DNA at apurinic or apyrimidinic sites) — protein MESPRAPHTWIVTPTEAVALQKRLRDQLILEPPPGLSVTRLAGADISTEKGNDTGYGGMVVLDARTLQPVARAVATATLTFPYVPGLLSFRELPVLAAVWAKLTVRPDVLVFDGQGTAHPRRLGIACHGGLLFDIPSIGCAKSLLVGTPGKLTERRGATSPITHKGEVVGMAVRTRAGVSPVYVSPGHRMDLDTAVEWVLKASPRYREPETTRHAHRLVNAFRRAGGEASELEEGRPG, from the coding sequence ATGGAGTCACCGCGAGCACCGCACACCTGGATCGTGACGCCCACGGAGGCCGTGGCGCTTCAGAAGCGCCTGCGCGACCAGCTCATCCTCGAACCGCCGCCGGGACTGAGCGTTACCCGGCTGGCGGGCGCGGACATCTCCACGGAGAAGGGCAACGACACGGGCTATGGCGGCATGGTGGTGCTCGACGCTCGGACGCTCCAGCCGGTGGCCCGCGCCGTGGCCACGGCGACGCTGACGTTCCCCTATGTCCCCGGCCTGCTATCCTTCCGCGAACTGCCGGTGCTGGCCGCCGTCTGGGCGAAGCTCACCGTCCGCCCCGACGTGCTCGTCTTCGATGGCCAGGGCACCGCGCACCCTCGCCGGCTGGGCATCGCCTGCCACGGCGGGCTGCTGTTCGACATCCCGTCCATCGGGTGCGCCAAGTCGCTGCTGGTGGGCACGCCCGGGAAGCTCACGGAGCGGCGGGGCGCCACGTCCCCCATCACCCACAAGGGCGAGGTGGTGGGCATGGCCGTCCGCACCCGCGCGGGTGTCAGCCCCGTCTACGTCTCCCCTGGCCACCGCATGGACCTGGACACCGCCGTGGAGTGGGTGTTGAAGGCCAGCCCTCGCTACCGCGAACCGGAGACGACGCGCCACGCGCACCGGCTGGTGAATGCCTTCCGCCGCGCGGGGGGCGAGGCCTCGGAGCTGGAGGAGGGCCGTCCCGGATGA
- a CDS encoding site-specific integrase: MSVRLRKWKTKEGKVQEAWWVDVKYQHPNGKVERVRKASPIDTRRGAEEYERQVRHALLTGTFGKENKSEEAPLTMMNFTQRFLTYSDNNNKYSTVVSKQQILRDHILPFFGEMALDAIGPAEIEDFKAVMKKKAPRRGRLSENPSKRALRRRTGSKPKTLSLKTINNALAVLGKLLNLAKEQGVLAHAPDMKLFKLKKPDFDFLSFEEVEQLIDSAAPQDVALLTTAPKTGLRQGELIGLQWPDLDLIRAKLHVKRTVWRGVEGPPKGGSTRTVDLPESVVDALKAHRHLRGPYVFCEENGERLTPGKMGAPLRRALRAAGITREVGRIGWHDLRHTYGSHLAMKGVPLRVIQELMGHATLSMTERYAHLSPDIKREAVKVLDSRPRGTLGAHAQEATA; this comes from the coding sequence ATGAGCGTCAGACTGCGGAAATGGAAGACGAAGGAGGGCAAGGTGCAGGAGGCGTGGTGGGTGGACGTCAAGTACCAGCACCCCAACGGGAAGGTGGAGAGAGTCCGCAAGGCCTCGCCCATCGACACCAGGAGGGGCGCCGAAGAGTACGAGCGTCAGGTCCGCCACGCCCTGCTCACCGGAACCTTCGGAAAGGAGAACAAGAGCGAGGAAGCGCCCCTCACCATGATGAACTTCACCCAGCGATTCCTCACCTACAGCGACAACAACAACAAGTACTCCACCGTCGTCAGCAAGCAGCAAATCCTCCGGGACCACATCCTCCCCTTCTTCGGGGAGATGGCCTTGGACGCCATCGGCCCCGCCGAAATCGAGGACTTCAAGGCCGTCATGAAGAAGAAGGCCCCGAGGCGGGGAAGGCTCTCGGAGAATCCGTCCAAGAGGGCGCTCCGCAGGCGCACGGGTTCAAAGCCGAAGACGTTGAGCCTGAAGACCATCAACAACGCCCTGGCCGTCCTCGGCAAGCTGCTCAATCTCGCGAAGGAGCAAGGCGTCCTGGCGCACGCTCCCGACATGAAACTCTTCAAGTTGAAGAAGCCGGATTTCGACTTCCTCTCCTTCGAAGAAGTGGAGCAGCTCATCGACTCCGCCGCGCCTCAAGACGTCGCCCTCCTGACGACGGCTCCGAAGACGGGCCTACGGCAGGGGGAACTCATCGGGCTCCAGTGGCCGGACCTTGACCTCATCCGCGCCAAGCTCCACGTCAAGCGGACCGTCTGGCGCGGTGTCGAAGGCCCACCCAAGGGCGGCAGCACCCGGACGGTGGACCTTCCAGAGTCCGTCGTGGACGCACTCAAGGCCCACCGGCACCTCCGAGGCCCCTATGTCTTCTGCGAGGAGAACGGTGAGCGCCTCACCCCGGGCAAGATGGGTGCGCCGCTTCGCCGGGCCCTCCGGGCAGCAGGCATCACCCGCGAAGTGGGGAGAATCGGGTGGCACGACCTGCGCCATACCTACGGGAGCCACCTCGCCATGAAGGGCGTGCCACTGCGGGTCATCCAGGAACTGATGGGGCACGCCACCCTCAGCATGACGGAGCGGTACGCCCATTTGAGCCCGGACATCAAACGAGAGGCGGTGAAGGTCCTCGACAGCCGCCCGAGGGGCACACTGGGGGCACACGCGCAGGAGGCCACGGCCTGA
- a CDS encoding DUF2381 family protein has translation MSFPFSALHLPLVLGGLLLFTTAQAQPSASVRERRDRRVALPRPGEPVLEVPVAAGILTTLVLDSAVDRNAVELEGRTRFKLVDVGERAINLEPGVELGAGERLMLRVRFADGAFPAHAVIALVSHPLMVDTRVEVSRRPVSPEALQAELSEVRAQLAAKDAELAALRTQHEATGPAALALNGLLEEGGVLDSGITAQPKKETESSLRVQYGRSFRARAWGVLFVEVENYGKDPWTPTVARLTSTTSGARVRVLKVLMKQPRIGPGEIGSVVVETGAPTWKKGALFNLELVDASGVRRLLVPHVAL, from the coding sequence TTGTCCTTCCCCTTCTCCGCGTTGCACCTGCCCCTCGTGCTGGGGGGACTGCTCCTCTTCACGACCGCCCAGGCCCAGCCGTCCGCATCGGTCCGCGAGCGCAGGGATAGGCGGGTTGCGCTTCCCCGTCCTGGTGAGCCCGTCCTGGAGGTCCCGGTCGCGGCTGGCATCCTGACGACCCTCGTCCTCGACTCGGCGGTGGATCGGAATGCCGTGGAGTTGGAGGGCCGCACGCGCTTCAAGCTTGTGGACGTGGGTGAACGCGCCATCAACCTGGAACCGGGCGTGGAACTCGGCGCCGGAGAACGGCTGATGCTCCGCGTGCGCTTCGCGGATGGAGCCTTCCCCGCGCATGCGGTCATCGCTCTCGTTTCGCACCCGTTGATGGTGGACACCCGCGTGGAGGTGTCTCGTCGTCCAGTGAGCCCCGAGGCGCTTCAGGCGGAGCTGTCCGAGGTGCGCGCCCAGCTTGCGGCGAAGGATGCCGAGCTTGCCGCACTCAGAACGCAGCACGAGGCGACAGGCCCAGCCGCGCTTGCACTGAATGGACTCCTAGAAGAGGGCGGCGTGTTGGACAGTGGGATTACGGCCCAGCCCAAGAAGGAGACGGAGTCCTCGTTGCGTGTCCAGTACGGACGGAGCTTCCGCGCGCGTGCATGGGGCGTGTTGTTCGTGGAGGTGGAGAACTATGGCAAGGACCCCTGGACGCCCACGGTGGCGCGGCTTACCAGCACTACGAGCGGCGCGCGCGTACGAGTGCTCAAGGTGCTCATGAAGCAGCCGCGAATTGGGCCTGGGGAGATCGGTAGCGTGGTGGTGGAAACGGGGGCCCCAACTTGGAAGAAGGGAGCCCTATTCAACCTGGAGCTGGTTGATGCCTCGGGCGTTCGTCGCCTTCTCGTTCCTCATGTTGCGCTGTAG
- a CDS encoding bifunctional DNA primase/polymerase has product MEASDPNSTHSLEAAALEYAGRGWHVFPCFEPVRSPSGAVICACPKGAECSQAGKHPRTRNGVKDATTDEAQIREWWQQWPFANVAIATGALSGVDVVDADAKADGVATLVKLEEERGELPDTVTARTSGGGCHVYFRHAGMVSKAGSLAPGIDTRGNGGYVIAPPSLHRTGERYAWLEGASPSELPPAEAPQWIRDAAQAKRTRPTLAKGESAVGTWQPPTQDGLTESQLWMRWHATSAPEHAAAVKRMKQGQPLFPSGHHEGNLWAFISYLRFKAPEASDATVLRLLAPSVTAMNCAKHDTAHVAERLRRINDDYGAALAESALIAAALRGVAGARPSTETPVPSDAPPGADGWMAAPGYAIHDGQSLGIFKLTDKGNLSTIASAPINITETGEDEHGTCYVTVRWRYGQRERVETMPRAKVSGNEILELAGRGAPLTSSNSKKVQDFLQAQEQHSHASLPRVRIFTQSGWSHDMKSFVVGRQVIGEPGRVIMPGEAAFLDALVSRGSADEHLRLMLAVRDRGPFAEMAWAAGFAAPLLRLLGLRSMCLSIWGASGTGKSAVQATTTSVWGRPSGLKVSGDVSSAALQGELSRHRDLPTWIDDTQVTREGMTNLMAYIVGTETSGARATQTGELRARKTWRSLAFISGEKPLLQIGGAAGAKNRTLEVCAQPLGDASLATQTHQGLEKHHGHAGPAFIRALMERYTGADRLDELREQHRQLAAQMVTETAEQARYAALLVLADILARIHICGEADAHAQAAALEAGHAFCAAVLKESRETRTTADAAYDFIMNYVAANWSGFESSFPIKRPGMVTDDRDSSGRRVVAIFQTTMHDIAREGRFDTRQVMTELAAKGLVFKEDGHLTRKVSVEGKRVRAYCLVLDDEKVGAENAQGASIAQRLQARPSQMGRAAS; this is encoded by the coding sequence GTGGAAGCCTCTGACCCGAACTCGACTCACTCACTGGAAGCCGCCGCCCTGGAGTACGCGGGGCGCGGCTGGCATGTCTTCCCTTGCTTTGAACCCGTTCGCTCGCCCTCCGGCGCCGTCATTTGCGCTTGCCCCAAGGGAGCGGAGTGCAGCCAAGCGGGCAAACACCCACGCACACGCAACGGAGTGAAGGACGCCACGACGGACGAGGCCCAAATCCGCGAGTGGTGGCAGCAGTGGCCGTTCGCCAACGTCGCCATCGCCACGGGTGCCCTCTCCGGCGTGGATGTTGTGGACGCGGACGCGAAGGCCGACGGAGTGGCGACCCTCGTGAAGCTGGAAGAGGAACGAGGCGAACTGCCTGACACCGTCACGGCCCGCACCAGCGGCGGCGGTTGTCACGTCTACTTCCGCCACGCGGGCATGGTGTCGAAGGCTGGCAGCCTTGCGCCCGGCATCGACACCCGGGGCAACGGCGGTTACGTCATCGCGCCCCCGAGCCTTCACCGCACGGGAGAGCGCTACGCATGGCTTGAGGGAGCGTCCCCTTCCGAGCTTCCGCCCGCCGAAGCGCCGCAGTGGATTCGCGACGCAGCCCAAGCGAAGCGCACGCGCCCCACGCTCGCGAAGGGGGAATCGGCGGTGGGTACGTGGCAGCCGCCAACCCAGGATGGACTCACCGAGTCCCAGCTCTGGATGCGGTGGCACGCGACAAGCGCCCCGGAGCATGCGGCGGCGGTGAAGCGCATGAAGCAGGGCCAGCCCTTGTTCCCCTCTGGGCATCATGAAGGGAACCTCTGGGCCTTCATCTCGTACCTGCGCTTCAAGGCTCCCGAGGCATCGGACGCAACCGTGCTGCGGCTCTTGGCCCCGTCCGTGACGGCGATGAACTGCGCGAAGCACGACACCGCGCACGTTGCGGAACGCCTCCGACGAATCAATGACGATTACGGCGCCGCGCTGGCCGAGTCCGCGCTGATCGCCGCTGCACTGAGAGGCGTGGCCGGGGCCCGCCCGTCAACCGAGACTCCTGTCCCCTCCGATGCGCCCCCTGGCGCCGACGGCTGGATGGCGGCTCCGGGCTACGCCATCCACGATGGACAGTCGCTCGGCATCTTCAAGCTCACCGACAAGGGCAACCTTTCCACCATCGCCTCCGCCCCCATCAACATCACCGAGACAGGGGAGGACGAGCACGGCACCTGCTACGTGACGGTGCGGTGGCGGTACGGGCAACGCGAGCGCGTGGAGACGATGCCGCGCGCCAAGGTCTCGGGGAACGAAATCCTGGAACTGGCCGGTCGCGGCGCGCCCCTCACCAGCAGCAACAGCAAGAAGGTCCAGGACTTCCTCCAAGCCCAGGAGCAGCACAGTCACGCGAGCTTGCCCCGGGTGCGCATCTTCACTCAGAGCGGCTGGTCCCACGACATGAAGAGCTTCGTCGTGGGACGGCAGGTGATTGGCGAGCCCGGCCGCGTCATCATGCCCGGAGAGGCAGCCTTCCTCGATGCGCTCGTGTCGCGGGGCTCGGCGGATGAACACCTGCGCTTGATGCTGGCCGTTCGTGACAGGGGCCCCTTCGCTGAAATGGCGTGGGCTGCTGGCTTCGCGGCCCCTCTGTTGCGGCTCTTGGGCCTGCGCAGCATGTGCCTGTCCATCTGGGGCGCCTCGGGGACGGGGAAGTCCGCCGTGCAGGCCACCACCACGTCGGTGTGGGGGCGTCCTTCTGGCCTCAAGGTCAGCGGGGACGTCTCGTCAGCCGCGTTGCAGGGAGAGCTGTCCCGTCACCGCGACCTGCCCACCTGGATTGACGACACCCAAGTTACACGCGAGGGAATGACGAACCTCATGGCCTATATCGTGGGGACGGAGACGAGCGGCGCGCGGGCGACGCAGACCGGAGAGCTGCGCGCACGGAAGACCTGGCGCTCGCTGGCTTTCATCTCCGGCGAAAAGCCGCTGTTGCAGATTGGAGGCGCGGCAGGGGCGAAGAATCGCACGCTGGAGGTGTGCGCCCAGCCGTTGGGGGACGCGAGCCTCGCCACGCAAACGCACCAGGGCTTGGAGAAGCACCACGGCCACGCGGGGCCCGCCTTCATCCGCGCTCTCATGGAGCGCTACACGGGCGCGGACCGACTCGACGAACTCCGCGAGCAACACCGCCAGCTCGCCGCCCAGATGGTGACGGAGACAGCGGAGCAAGCACGCTACGCCGCGCTCCTCGTGTTGGCCGACATACTCGCGCGCATCCACATCTGCGGCGAGGCCGATGCCCACGCCCAGGCAGCCGCGCTCGAAGCGGGGCACGCCTTCTGCGCGGCGGTGTTGAAGGAGTCCCGCGAGACGAGGACGACCGCCGACGCGGCCTATGACTTCATCATGAACTACGTCGCCGCGAACTGGTCCGGCTTTGAAAGCTCCTTCCCCATCAAGCGCCCCGGGATGGTGACGGACGACAGGGACTCCAGCGGGAGGCGGGTTGTCGCCATCTTCCAGACGACGATGCACGACATCGCGAGGGAAGGACGATTCGACACCCGACAGGTGATGACGGAGCTTGCCGCGAAGGGGTTGGTGTTCAAGGAAGACGGCCACCTGACGCGCAAGGTCTCCGTCGAGGGCAAGCGTGTGCGCGCCTATTGCTTGGTTCTCGATGACGAGAAGGTGGGGGCGGAGAACGCGCAGGGGGCATCGATTGCCCAGCGACTCCAGGCGCGCCCGTCGCAGATGGGGAGGGCGGCGTCATGA
- a CDS encoding DUF2905 domain-containing protein produces the protein MKPVGLMLVVAGLGLVVVGLLVWIGAFAWFGRLPGDIRVESGNTRIYAPLASMFLISVLLSLGAWVLRRFL, from the coding sequence ATGAAACCCGTGGGATTGATGCTGGTGGTGGCGGGCCTGGGGCTCGTCGTCGTGGGCCTGCTGGTGTGGATCGGCGCCTTCGCCTGGTTCGGACGCCTGCCCGGGGACATCCGCGTGGAGAGCGGCAACACGCGCATCTATGCACCGCTGGCGTCCATGTTCCTCATCTCCGTCCTGCTCAGCCTGGGGGCGTGGGTGCTGCGCCGCTTCCTGTAG
- a CDS encoding helix-turn-helix domain-containing protein, whose amino-acid sequence MSRRTCQKGPATPAEPPTVAAPEFLTVEESATLLRVNRKTLYEAIRLGQVPGIARLGRVLRIRRDALLAWRPGNGGPALGEKP is encoded by the coding sequence ATGAGCCGTCGCACTTGCCAGAAGGGGCCCGCGACGCCAGCAGAGCCGCCCACCGTTGCGGCTCCCGAATTCCTCACCGTGGAAGAATCCGCCACGCTCCTGCGCGTGAACCGCAAGACGCTGTACGAGGCCATCCGCCTCGGGCAGGTGCCCGGCATCGCCCGCCTCGGCAGAGTGCTCCGCATCCGCCGCGACGCGCTGCTAGCATGGCGGCCGGGTAACGGCGGTCCTGCGCTCGGAGAGAAGCCATGA
- a CDS encoding ThiF family adenylyltransferase: MRIVFCGVGAIGSTTALLCRNLDATQVFIDFDRVESKNLLSQAYVKPSVGKNKAEALKLQLHNLHGVKAESFGVRLTRDNVEALCKGADLLVDAFDNQDSRQLLSEHARRTGTPLVHGAVSADGMFGLVRWDERFTPDAEDTQGQATCEGGEHLPLLGLLAATLARAVQDFLKHGVKRDAFVNLSSVTPVVDPG, from the coding sequence ATGCGCATCGTCTTCTGTGGCGTGGGGGCCATCGGGTCCACGACGGCGCTGCTGTGCCGCAATCTGGACGCGACGCAGGTGTTCATCGACTTCGACCGGGTGGAGTCGAAGAACCTGCTGTCGCAGGCCTACGTGAAGCCGTCCGTGGGCAAGAACAAGGCGGAGGCGCTGAAGCTCCAGCTGCACAACCTGCACGGCGTGAAGGCGGAATCCTTCGGCGTGCGCCTCACGCGCGACAACGTGGAGGCGCTGTGCAAGGGCGCGGACCTGCTGGTGGATGCCTTCGACAACCAGGACAGCCGCCAGCTGCTCAGCGAGCACGCCCGCAGGACGGGTACGCCGCTGGTGCACGGTGCGGTGTCCGCGGACGGCATGTTCGGGCTGGTGCGCTGGGATGAACGCTTCACTCCCGACGCCGAGGACACGCAAGGCCAGGCCACCTGCGAGGGTGGCGAGCACCTGCCGCTCCTGGGTCTGCTGGCCGCGACGCTCGCGCGGGCGGTGCAGGACTTCCTCAAGCACGGGGTGAAGCGAGACGCCTTCGTGAACCTGAGCTCCGTCACCCCGGTCGTGGATCCGGGCTGA
- a CDS encoding GMC family oxidoreductase N-terminal domain-containing protein translates to MRRLSSPLSELASHYPVVVVGSGYGGGITASRLSRAGQQVCVLERGREMHPGEMPRTPAQALAEFQLHCAPGQGDLDVGSPTGLIEVHRNGDVSVIDGCGLGGTSLINAGVTMRPDPRVFEDPRWPAALRADVHGLLEDGFTHAELMLRPLPYPEDHPPLQKLKTFGISAEKLGGRLTRPPVAVTFEAGVNAAGVRQPGCSLCGDCATGCNTGAKNTVLMNYLPDARAHGARIFTEVSVRAVVPDGAKWRVYYRPLHTGRERFDAPDAWLTADRVVLAAGTMGTAEILLRSRELGLSVSSKLGHRFSSNGDVLAFGYNLDMRVHGVGHGEQDHEKRDPVGPCIAGVIDQRDTARLDEGMIIEEGAIPGALASLMPAALAGAAALVGEDTDEGILDWVQERLRQADSFVRGPDHGAVEHTQTLMVMSHDEGKGELRLENDRVRLHWPDAGRDPQLTRIEERLRRATAALGGTFVRYPLWSEAFGKELLCTHPLGGCVMAERAEDGVVDHEGRVFSGASGHAVHEGLYVSDGSVVPRSLGINPLLTISAVAERACVLMARRHGWTIDYAPLPEAAAPQAPGPVGVRFTETMHGFVSGDVKAPHLEAGDPERDDATPLRFVLTVTAEDLDATLRDERHALKLMGTVTAPVLSSRPLVVTRGELRLMTREHARPGGQRMEYLLHLLTESGEAYYLEGYKDLYDDPGLDLWKDTTTLFVSLHRGSGPEAPCIGRGFLRLTAEEFARQLTTLRVLNARDGKQRAEALARFGGFFFGALWDTYVRRVAA, encoded by the coding sequence ATGCGCAGGCTGTCATCCCCGTTGAGTGAGCTGGCATCCCACTACCCCGTGGTCGTCGTGGGGTCGGGCTATGGCGGAGGCATCACGGCCAGCCGGCTGTCGCGCGCGGGACAGCAGGTGTGCGTGCTGGAGCGCGGCCGGGAGATGCACCCGGGAGAGATGCCGCGCACGCCCGCACAGGCGCTGGCCGAGTTCCAGCTCCACTGCGCCCCGGGCCAGGGCGACCTGGACGTGGGCAGCCCCACCGGGCTCATCGAGGTGCACCGCAACGGCGACGTGTCCGTCATCGACGGCTGCGGCCTGGGCGGCACGTCGCTCATCAACGCCGGCGTGACGATGCGGCCAGACCCTCGCGTGTTCGAGGACCCTCGCTGGCCGGCGGCCCTTCGCGCCGACGTGCACGGCCTCCTGGAGGACGGCTTCACGCACGCGGAGCTGATGCTGCGGCCCCTGCCGTATCCGGAGGACCATCCGCCCCTGCAGAAGCTCAAGACGTTCGGCATCTCCGCGGAGAAGCTGGGAGGACGGCTGACGCGGCCGCCGGTGGCGGTGACGTTCGAGGCGGGCGTCAACGCCGCGGGCGTGCGGCAGCCGGGGTGCTCGCTGTGCGGTGACTGCGCCACGGGCTGCAACACCGGCGCGAAGAACACCGTGCTGATGAACTACCTGCCAGACGCGCGCGCGCACGGCGCCCGCATCTTCACCGAGGTCTCGGTGCGCGCGGTGGTGCCGGACGGCGCGAAGTGGCGCGTCTACTACCGCCCCCTTCACACCGGCCGCGAGCGCTTCGACGCGCCCGATGCCTGGCTCACCGCGGACCGGGTCGTCCTGGCGGCCGGCACCATGGGCACCGCTGAAATCCTGCTGCGCTCGCGCGAACTGGGGCTGTCCGTCTCCTCGAAGCTGGGCCACCGCTTCAGCAGCAACGGCGACGTGCTGGCCTTCGGCTACAACCTGGACATGCGCGTCCACGGCGTGGGCCATGGCGAGCAGGACCACGAGAAGCGCGACCCGGTGGGCCCCTGCATCGCGGGCGTCATCGACCAGCGCGACACCGCCCGGCTGGACGAGGGGATGATCATCGAGGAGGGCGCCATCCCCGGCGCGCTCGCGTCCTTGATGCCCGCGGCGCTCGCGGGGGCCGCGGCGCTGGTGGGCGAGGACACCGACGAGGGCATCCTGGACTGGGTCCAGGAGCGGCTGCGCCAGGCGGACAGCTTCGTGCGCGGCCCGGACCACGGCGCGGTGGAGCACACGCAGACGCTGATGGTGATGTCCCACGACGAGGGCAAGGGTGAGCTGCGGCTGGAGAACGATCGCGTGCGCCTGCACTGGCCGGACGCCGGACGCGACCCGCAGCTCACGCGCATCGAGGAGCGCCTGCGCCGGGCCACCGCCGCGCTGGGCGGCACCTTCGTGCGCTACCCGCTCTGGTCGGAAGCCTTTGGCAAGGAGCTGCTCTGCACGCATCCGCTGGGCGGCTGTGTCATGGCCGAACGGGCGGAGGACGGCGTGGTGGACCACGAAGGGCGCGTCTTCTCCGGCGCGTCCGGCCACGCGGTGCACGAGGGCCTGTACGTGTCCGACGGCTCCGTGGTGCCTCGCTCGCTGGGCATCAACCCGCTGCTCACCATCTCCGCCGTCGCCGAGCGCGCCTGCGTCCTGATGGCGCGGCGTCACGGGTGGACCATCGACTACGCGCCGTTGCCGGAGGCCGCCGCGCCCCAGGCCCCCGGGCCCGTGGGCGTCCGCTTCACGGAGACGATGCACGGCTTCGTGTCCGGCGACGTGAAGGCTCCGCACCTGGAGGCCGGCGACCCGGAGCGCGACGACGCCACGCCCCTGCGCTTCGTGCTCACCGTGACGGCGGAGGACCTGGACGCGACGCTGCGCGACGAACGGCACGCGTTGAAGCTGATGGGCACGGTGACGGCCCCGGTGCTGTCGTCCCGCCCGCTGGTGGTGACTCGAGGTGAGCTGCGCCTGATGACCCGCGAGCACGCGCGCCCGGGAGGCCAGCGCATGGAGTACCTGCTGCACCTGCTCACGGAGTCCGGAGAGGCGTACTACCTGGAGGGCTACAAGGACCTCTACGACGACCCGGGCCTGGACCTGTGGAAGGACACCACGACGCTGTTCGTGTCCCTGCACCGGGGAAGCGGACCGGAGGCGCCGTGCATCGGCCGGGGCTTCCTGCGGCTGACGGCGGAGGAGTTCGCGCGCCAGCTCACCACCCTGCGCGTGCTCAACGCCCGGGACGGCAAGCAGCGGGCGGAGGCGTTGGCTCGCTTCGGCGGCTTCTTCTTCGGCGCGCTCTGGGACACCTACGTCCGGCGCGTGGCCGCCTAG
- a CDS encoding LOG family protein — MTELETLAAFEQYLREGRSLANVVLQGLDLRAWSDALLGADLPGTVFLGCLLEPATLHQVLERGAMVFPPFSGLPYCPYRGSLYTPEELYAGFDPTLPETYADTLDARVYAHWSSRGGAHPPSILETLAQRLHDHAISDALEEALVDQGKPRRVVAIMGGHSMLRGQDDYRSVAELARSLVRLGFFLVSGGGPGAMEATHLGAWFASRADADLDAALAVLARAPSYKDRDWLSRAFEVRATWPLRDAAEMGDSLGIPTWLYGHEPPNPFATRIAKYFANSVREEGLLSIARGGVIYSPGSAGTVQEVFQDACQNHYNTVGVISPMVFLGREFWTKTRPVYPLLEHLARGQEYARHLLLTDSQADVVQALMRFDQEREALARTG; from the coding sequence ATGACGGAGCTGGAGACCCTGGCTGCTTTCGAGCAGTACCTTCGCGAAGGCCGGAGCCTCGCCAACGTCGTCCTCCAGGGGCTGGATCTGCGCGCGTGGAGCGACGCGCTGCTCGGCGCGGACCTCCCCGGCACCGTCTTCCTGGGCTGCCTCCTGGAGCCCGCGACCCTGCATCAGGTCCTCGAACGGGGCGCCATGGTGTTCCCGCCGTTCTCCGGGCTGCCCTATTGCCCGTACCGGGGCAGCCTCTACACGCCGGAGGAGCTGTACGCGGGCTTCGACCCGACCCTCCCGGAGACCTACGCGGACACGCTGGACGCGCGTGTCTACGCGCACTGGAGCTCGCGCGGCGGGGCCCACCCGCCCTCCATCCTGGAGACCCTGGCGCAGCGGCTTCACGACCATGCCATCAGTGACGCGCTGGAGGAGGCGCTGGTGGATCAGGGCAAGCCCCGCCGCGTGGTGGCCATCATGGGCGGCCATTCCATGCTGCGGGGCCAGGACGACTACCGCTCCGTCGCGGAGCTGGCCCGTTCACTGGTGCGCCTGGGGTTCTTCCTGGTGAGCGGCGGCGGGCCGGGCGCCATGGAGGCCACGCACCTGGGCGCGTGGTTCGCGTCGCGGGCGGATGCGGACCTGGACGCGGCGCTCGCGGTGCTGGCCCGGGCTCCGTCCTACAAGGACCGGGACTGGCTCTCACGCGCCTTCGAGGTGCGCGCCACCTGGCCACTTCGCGACGCGGCGGAGATGGGCGACAGCCTGGGCATCCCCACCTGGCTCTATGGCCATGAGCCGCCCAACCCCTTCGCCACGCGCATCGCGAAGTACTTCGCCAACAGCGTGCGCGAGGAGGGTCTGCTCTCCATCGCCCGCGGCGGCGTCATCTATTCCCCCGGCAGCGCGGGCACGGTGCAGGAGGTCTTCCAGGACGCCTGCCAGAACCACTACAACACCGTGGGCGTCATCAGCCCCATGGTCTTCCTGGGCCGCGAGTTCTGGACGAAGACGCGGCCCGTGTACCCGCTGCTGGAGCACCTGGCCCGGGGACAGGAGTACGCGCGACACCTGCTCCTCACGGACTCGCAGGCGGACGTCGTTCAGGCGCTCATGCGCTTCGACCAGGAGCGTGAAGCCCTGGCGCGGACGGGCTGA
- a CDS encoding DUF2267 domain-containing protein, with the protein MAEDRDPQRRSGAPQDEEHAEERRELSIEERRARRSAMRASQTYARFIDHLCERGGMSPSVAQQAAVSVLCGLEQRIQAEESQDLEAQLPRRLTELLHRCERHDTDPRPSKFGRDELLKLVGEDLALHPDAVEPVVRAVMDAVRHQISEGEAEDVSAQLPPDIRHLWLPTM; encoded by the coding sequence ATGGCTGAAGACCGTGATCCGCAGCGCCGCTCGGGCGCACCCCAGGACGAGGAGCATGCGGAGGAGCGGCGCGAGCTGTCCATCGAGGAGCGGCGTGCGCGGCGCAGTGCGATGCGGGCCAGTCAGACGTATGCCCGTTTCATTGACCACCTCTGCGAACGGGGCGGCATGTCCCCGAGCGTCGCCCAGCAGGCGGCCGTCTCCGTCCTCTGCGGCCTGGAGCAGCGCATCCAGGCGGAGGAGTCCCAGGACCTGGAGGCGCAGCTGCCGCGCAGGCTCACGGAGCTCCTGCACCGCTGTGAGCGCCACGACACCGACCCGCGTCCGTCGAAGTTCGGCCGCGACGAGCTCCTGAAGCTCGTGGGGGAGGACCTGGCCCTGCACCCGGACGCGGTGGAGCCGGTGGTGCGCGCGGTGATGGACGCCGTCCGCCATCAGATCAGCGAAGGCGAAGCAGAGGACGTGAGCGCCCAATTGCCGCCGGACATCCGCCACCTTTGGCTGCCGACGATGTGA